In a genomic window of Variovorax paradoxus:
- a CDS encoding nitronate monooxygenase gives MSAARPSPVRPPLCERLGIRHPIFGFSHSVDVCAAIARAGGFPVLGLARELPHEIPHILAEASERMAGLPWGIDLMLPSQVPDEAASIESVRAQLPAPHVAFVDGLRDRFQVKPPQRPSFFTSQVRTRALFDAQIEAVLDSDARGVATAIGLRADLIERAKARGKLTFSLVGSVRHARKALDMGVEVLVAQGYDAGGHTGTVGTLSLLPQVIAEAGEVPVLAAGGIATGAQVLGVLGMGAQGAWLGTLWMGAKENHTPPALLQRLIASGSEDTLITRAHSGKPCRVVRSDWIDAWNEPGAPVPLGMPLQQALTGDVFASMHEFDDARLIYEAAGQSVFGIERETTVGEQMDALVEGMRRAWERMRGWDVR, from the coding sequence ATGAGCGCCGCGCGCCCATCGCCCGTGCGGCCGCCGCTGTGCGAGCGGCTGGGCATCCGCCATCCGATCTTCGGCTTCTCGCACTCGGTGGACGTCTGCGCCGCCATCGCGCGGGCGGGCGGCTTCCCGGTGCTGGGACTCGCGCGCGAGCTGCCGCACGAGATCCCGCACATCCTGGCCGAGGCCAGCGAACGCATGGCGGGCCTGCCCTGGGGCATCGACCTGATGCTGCCCTCGCAGGTGCCCGACGAGGCCGCGAGCATCGAGAGCGTGCGCGCGCAACTTCCCGCGCCGCACGTGGCCTTCGTCGATGGCCTGCGCGACCGCTTCCAGGTGAAGCCGCCGCAGCGGCCCAGCTTCTTCACGAGCCAGGTGCGCACCCGGGCGCTGTTCGATGCGCAGATCGAGGCCGTGCTCGATTCCGACGCGCGCGGCGTGGCCACGGCCATCGGCCTGCGCGCCGACCTCATCGAGCGCGCGAAGGCGCGCGGCAAGCTCACCTTCTCGCTGGTCGGCTCGGTGCGGCATGCGCGCAAGGCGCTCGACATGGGCGTGGAGGTGCTGGTGGCGCAGGGCTACGACGCGGGCGGCCACACCGGCACGGTCGGCACGCTGTCGCTGCTGCCGCAGGTCATCGCCGAAGCCGGCGAGGTGCCGGTGCTGGCGGCCGGCGGCATCGCCACCGGCGCGCAGGTGCTGGGCGTGCTGGGCATGGGCGCGCAGGGCGCGTGGCTCGGCACCTTGTGGATGGGCGCGAAGGAGAACCACACGCCACCCGCGCTGCTGCAACGGCTCATCGCCAGCGGCAGCGAGGACACCCTGATCACGCGCGCCCACAGCGGCAAGCCCTGCCGCGTGGTGCGCAGCGACTGGATCGATGCCTGGAACGAGCCCGGCGCGCCGGTGCCGCTGGGCATGCCGCTGCAGCAGGCGCTCACCGGCGACGTGTTCGCCTCGATGCACGAGTTCGACGACGCGCGCCTGATCTACGAGGCGGCCGGCCAGAGCGTGTTCGGCATCGAGCGGGAGACCACGGTGGGCGAGCAGATGGATGCGCTGGTCGAGGGCATGCGCAGGGCGTGGGAGCGCATGCGGGGTTGGGACGTTCGGTAG